A portion of the Candidatus Eremiobacteraceae bacterium genome contains these proteins:
- a CDS encoding ABC-2 family transporter protein, with product MAATAYIEFAKRAFNRESVYRVQVFTRIGSILLRVFLMATLWTALYRTNGEQAGITLQGMITYQTLALVMGLIYNVDGAYVIREKIREGSIAIDLMRPISVPLYVFSDTVGQTLFSIVQIVPALLLSLLIVRVEPPANPVAAIAFVASVLMGFGLNYFIDLIMATITFWTMEIFGVQIMVQFIVSLVSGALVPLALFPAGPLQKIVLALPFAGLYNDPISMYIGLIKGPDILTHLAVQACWVAVFGVCATALWRVGERRVVVQGG from the coding sequence ATGGCCGCGACCGCGTACATCGAATTCGCCAAGCGCGCATTCAATCGCGAAAGCGTCTATCGCGTCCAGGTGTTCACGCGCATCGGGTCCATCTTGCTGCGCGTCTTTCTCATGGCGACGCTGTGGACCGCGCTGTACCGTACGAACGGAGAGCAGGCCGGCATCACGCTGCAGGGCATGATCACTTACCAAACGCTCGCGCTCGTGATGGGCCTCATCTATAATGTCGACGGCGCCTATGTCATCCGGGAGAAGATACGCGAAGGCTCGATCGCGATCGATCTCATGCGCCCCATCAGCGTGCCCTTATACGTCTTCTCCGATACGGTGGGTCAGACGCTCTTCTCGATCGTGCAGATCGTGCCGGCACTCCTGCTCTCACTGCTCATCGTGCGGGTGGAACCGCCGGCGAATCCGGTTGCCGCGATCGCGTTCGTCGCGAGCGTGCTCATGGGATTTGGCCTAAATTATTTCATCGATCTCATCATGGCCACTATAACATTTTGGACGATGGAGATCTTCGGCGTTCAGATCATGGTGCAGTTCATCGTCTCCCTGGTGTCGGGCGCGCTCGTGCCGCTCGCGTTGTTCCCGGCAGGCCCGCTTCAAAAGATCGTGCTAGCACTTCCGTTCGCCGGCCTGTATAACGACCCGATCTCCATGTACATCGGGCTCATCAAAGGGCCGGACATCCTCACGCATCTCGCGGTGCAGGCGTGCTGGGTTGCGGTCTTCGGCGTGTGCGCGACCGCTCTATGGCGCGTCGGCGAACGGCGCGTGGTGGTGCAAGGTGGCTAG
- a CDS encoding kelch repeat-containing protein, which yields MNVFAALAAMMVAAADPTPSPSPAPSPQPAATATSDTSYVLRPDLNHGSWVQGPTLPMPLQYAAAAVLNGRVYLFGGFNGNRKQVDTTLVLQPSLVTSTPPPEGQGGPIPANLGTWQTAAPVPESVDNAAATAYQGYIYLAGGRIENKVTNKAWRYDPVTDTWEEMRSMPVPRHGASMQAVAGRLYLVGGASSHGNDETSIEVFDIATGRWSLMQNALATSRIGSVTALINGEIAIVGGTAHDGRFLDSVEYFDPVRNRWTLGYHMLQSRAHFGLTTVEGRLVAIGGIIPGSQADDPSATQTMEISAGINQGWMSGPWMPFPRQGMAVVTLGDVVYLIGGSPWYGVGPIADVRRYVSPLIKVHFGPRTH from the coding sequence ATGAACGTATTTGCGGCGCTGGCCGCGATGATGGTCGCCGCGGCGGATCCGACTCCTTCGCCTAGCCCCGCTCCGTCGCCGCAGCCGGCCGCCACCGCGACATCCGATACCAGCTACGTGCTTCGCCCGGACCTTAACCATGGCAGTTGGGTGCAAGGGCCGACTCTGCCAATGCCGCTCCAATATGCGGCCGCGGCAGTTCTCAATGGACGAGTCTACCTATTCGGCGGGTTCAACGGCAACCGCAAACAAGTCGACACAACGCTTGTGCTTCAGCCGAGCCTTGTGACGAGCACGCCGCCACCGGAAGGCCAAGGCGGCCCGATCCCCGCGAATCTCGGCACGTGGCAGACCGCTGCACCCGTTCCGGAATCGGTAGACAACGCCGCGGCCACCGCTTATCAAGGCTACATCTATCTCGCCGGCGGCCGCATCGAGAACAAAGTCACCAACAAAGCGTGGCGCTACGACCCCGTGACCGACACGTGGGAAGAGATGCGTTCCATGCCGGTACCTCGCCACGGCGCCAGCATGCAGGCAGTCGCGGGAAGACTTTATCTCGTCGGCGGGGCATCGTCTCACGGCAACGACGAAACATCGATCGAAGTGTTCGACATCGCGACCGGCAGATGGAGCTTGATGCAAAACGCCCTCGCGACGTCGCGCATCGGCAGCGTCACGGCGCTCATCAACGGTGAGATAGCGATCGTCGGCGGCACGGCCCACGATGGCCGCTTTCTCGATTCCGTGGAATACTTCGACCCAGTGCGCAACCGGTGGACTCTTGGGTATCACATGCTGCAAAGCCGCGCGCACTTCGGCCTGACCACCGTCGAAGGCAGGCTGGTCGCGATCGGCGGCATCATCCCCGGCAGCCAAGCAGACGATCCTTCGGCGACGCAGACGATGGAGATCTCGGCCGGAATCAACCAAGGTTGGATGAGCGGACCGTGGATGCCGTTCCCGCGCCAAGGCATGGCGGTGGTCACGCTCGGCGATGTCGTGTACCTGATCGGCGGCTCTCCGTGGTACGGCGTTGGTCCGATCGCCGACGTGCGCCGCTACGTAAGCCCGCTCATCAAAGTGCATTTCGGTCCCAGAACGCACTGA
- a CDS encoding ATP-binding cassette domain-containing protein, with amino-acid sequence MIIRADRLTKQFKTLKRKDGAWSALANLFSRDYETKDAVRDVSFEVDTGEIVGYIGPNGAGKSTTIKMLTGILVPTSGTCTVDGIVPWKDRQSNGKQIGVVFGQRTQLYWDLPLVESFRLLRAIYNVPEKTYARNLAEFTEILGLDEFIRTPVRQLSLGQRMRGDFAAAMLHEPKVVFLDEPTIGLDVVAKEAIRKFIQRVNIQRGTTFLLTTHDLNDIEKLCERIVLIDHGQKIYDGSIDGIRDRFGRKRLLTVELVEDCSGVSINLPGVVVVSRDGPTMKFEFDRDVVRADQLITALAAQCELRDITIAEPELETIIRQVYQRGMGALAPEPVGRS; translated from the coding sequence ATGATCATCCGCGCCGACCGGCTGACCAAGCAGTTCAAGACCCTCAAACGCAAGGACGGCGCGTGGAGCGCGCTCGCCAACCTCTTCTCGCGCGACTACGAGACCAAAGACGCCGTGCGCGATGTCTCGTTCGAAGTCGACACTGGAGAGATCGTCGGCTACATCGGGCCAAACGGCGCCGGCAAATCCACCACCATCAAAATGCTCACCGGCATTCTCGTGCCCACGAGCGGCACGTGCACGGTCGACGGCATCGTTCCTTGGAAAGACCGCCAATCCAACGGAAAGCAGATCGGCGTGGTCTTTGGCCAGCGAACGCAATTGTACTGGGATTTGCCGCTGGTGGAATCGTTCCGGCTTTTGCGCGCCATCTACAATGTGCCGGAGAAGACCTACGCGCGAAACCTGGCGGAATTCACCGAAATTCTCGGCCTTGACGAATTCATCCGAACGCCGGTGCGTCAGCTCAGCCTAGGCCAACGGATGCGCGGCGATTTTGCGGCGGCCATGCTGCACGAACCGAAAGTCGTGTTCCTGGATGAACCGACGATCGGCCTTGACGTCGTCGCTAAAGAAGCGATCCGGAAGTTCATCCAGCGCGTCAACATCCAGCGCGGCACCACGTTTTTGCTCACCACACACGACCTCAACGACATCGAAAAGCTCTGCGAACGGATCGTGCTCATCGATCACGGCCAAAAAATTTACGACGGGAGCATCGATGGGATCCGCGACCGCTTCGGACGCAAGCGGTTGCTGACGGTCGAGCTCGTGGAAGACTGCAGCGGCGTCAGCATCAACCTCCCCGGAGTTGTCGTGGTTTCCCGCGATGGTCCGACCATGAAATTCGAATTCGATCGCGACGTCGTGCGTGCGGACCAACTCATCACAGCGTTGGCCGCGCAGTGCGAGTTGCGCGACATCACGATAGCCGAGCCCGAATTGGAGACGATCATCAGACAAGTATACCAGCGCGGCATGGGCGCGCTTGCGCCCGAACCGGTTGGCCGGTCGTGA
- a CDS encoding gamma-glutamylcyclotransferase family protein: protein MNDEPLKIFVYGTLMRGLSRHHFMTDGRYEGEASAKGRLISLGEYPALLDGAGSVRGEVYSFDDLPAALDVLDDVENFDPANPESGEYVREARRVVRDDGEEIRAWLYVYNRPRENAPIIQSGDWRRQP from the coding sequence ATGAATGACGAGCCTCTGAAGATATTCGTTTACGGTACCCTTATGCGCGGATTATCGCGCCACCACTTCATGACCGACGGGCGCTATGAAGGCGAAGCGTCTGCTAAGGGCCGGCTCATATCGCTCGGGGAATACCCGGCATTGCTCGACGGCGCCGGCTCTGTGCGCGGCGAGGTCTATTCGTTCGACGATCTGCCGGCCGCTTTGGACGTACTTGACGATGTCGAAAATTTCGATCCGGCAAATCCCGAGAGCGGCGAGTACGTACGTGAAGCTCGGCGCGTCGTCCGCGATGACGGCGAAGAGATCCGCGCTTGGCTATACGTCTATAACCGGCCGCGCGAAAATGCGCCGATCATCCAAAGCGGCGATTGGCGGCGACAGCCGTAA
- a CDS encoding biopolymer transporter ExbD: MGTQSGASNDGPMAEINITPFTDVLLVLLIIFMILASLNTPPGFQKDISHQCIVCPGHHPMKNIEVSITASGATTIDGERVTASDLYDRMAETVRFHSERAGYSTHIALIADSATPYGSIIKVLDAAREAGDDDVGLVTD, translated from the coding sequence ATGGGCACGCAATCCGGCGCGAGCAACGACGGCCCGATGGCCGAGATCAATATCACCCCGTTCACCGACGTGCTCCTCGTGCTGCTGATCATCTTCATGATCCTCGCTTCATTGAACACGCCGCCAGGCTTCCAAAAAGATATTTCGCATCAATGTATCGTCTGCCCCGGACATCATCCGATGAAAAACATCGAGGTATCGATCACCGCGTCGGGCGCGACGACAATCGACGGCGAACGCGTGACCGCTTCGGACCTCTATGATCGCATGGCCGAGACTGTGCGCTTCCACTCTGAGAGAGCGGGCTATTCCACGCATATCGCTCTGATTGCAGATAGCGCCACACCCTACGGTTCGATCATCAAGGTGCTCGACGCCGCGCGTGAAGCCGGCGACGATGACGTCGGACTGGTAACCGACTAG
- a CDS encoding NAD(P)/FAD-dependent oxidoreductase — translation MNRMLILGGGFGGVYAALRLQALAGRHKDIQVTLVSRENYFLFTPMLPQAATSSIDTRHIVQNIRRICPRIKLLEAEIDTVDLATRTVSFSHEQGHRHQLGFDQLLIAVGGVSNYFGLPGVAEFSLPVKTLTDAIRIRNHALDMLERAELEEDADQRRQLLTFVVAGAGFAGVETAAELDVFVRRASRQYSNFTAADIRTVLLDAQSRVLPELSEQLATFTASTLVKRGMEVLMNAKVRAADAEGIDLSDGTRILTRTFIWAGGVGPNPLIAALGITNERGRVPVDANLAVPGHPGVWAIGDCAQVLPAPGAKPYPPTAQHALREGTHVANNMVALADGKPLKPFAFTMIGQMANLGERSAVAMVGGFKISGFPAWWLWRTYYLTRIPTLERKLRVAIDWTLDLLFSRDTVKLSMPADPRL, via the coding sequence ATGAATCGGATGCTCATACTCGGCGGCGGATTCGGCGGGGTCTACGCCGCGCTTCGCCTGCAGGCACTGGCCGGCCGGCACAAGGATATCCAAGTCACGCTCGTCAGCCGCGAAAATTACTTCCTATTCACGCCGATGCTGCCGCAAGCCGCCACCAGTTCCATCGACACACGGCATATCGTGCAAAACATCAGACGCATCTGCCCGCGGATCAAGCTTCTCGAGGCGGAGATCGACACTGTCGACCTCGCCACCCGCACGGTGTCGTTCAGCCACGAGCAAGGCCATCGCCACCAGTTGGGATTCGATCAATTGCTGATCGCCGTCGGCGGCGTGTCCAACTACTTCGGCCTGCCCGGAGTCGCGGAATTCTCGCTGCCGGTCAAAACACTCACAGACGCGATCCGCATCCGCAACCATGCACTCGATATGCTCGAACGAGCCGAACTCGAGGAAGACGCAGATCAGCGCCGCCAGTTGCTGACCTTTGTCGTCGCCGGCGCGGGCTTCGCCGGCGTCGAAACCGCCGCCGAACTCGACGTGTTCGTGCGTCGCGCTTCTAGGCAATACAGCAATTTCACAGCCGCGGACATCCGCACTGTGTTATTGGACGCTCAATCGCGCGTTCTGCCCGAGCTCAGCGAGCAGCTCGCGACCTTCACCGCGAGCACGCTGGTCAAGCGCGGCATGGAGGTCCTTATGAACGCGAAAGTGCGCGCCGCCGACGCGGAAGGCATCGACTTGAGCGACGGCACGCGCATTCTGACCCGGACGTTCATCTGGGCCGGCGGCGTCGGGCCCAATCCGCTCATCGCCGCGCTGGGGATCACAAACGAGCGCGGGCGCGTGCCCGTGGACGCCAACTTGGCCGTTCCCGGTCATCCCGGCGTTTGGGCGATCGGCGACTGTGCCCAAGTCTTGCCGGCACCAGGCGCGAAGCCATATCCGCCGACGGCGCAGCATGCGCTGCGCGAAGGCACGCACGTCGCGAACAACATGGTGGCGTTGGCTGACGGAAAACCGCTCAAGCCGTTCGCGTTCACGATGATCGGCCAGATGGCAAACCTCGGCGAAAGAAGCGCGGTCGCGATGGTCGGCGGATTCAAAATCTCGGGGTTCCCAGCATGGTGGCTGTGGCGCACCTACTATCTCACGCGCATCCCCACCCTCGAGCGCAAACTGCGCGTCGCCATCGATTGGACGCTCGACCTTCTCTTCTCGCGCGATACGGTCAAGCTCTCGATGCCCGCCGACCCGCGTCTGTAG